TTTGCCGGTACGGCTTTCTACATATTCAAACGTGATTTTGCCGTCTTGATTGGCGACGATACTGTTTTCACCGATGACGCCCCGATACAGGTAGCGCGACAGGTATTTCAAGGCGGACAGCCCTTTTCCGGCGCAGATGCAGTTGACGACCCATTTTCGAGGCACTGACTCAGGTACGCTGAGACCGGCCTTGGTCAATGCCTCCAGAAAGCGGGCACGAAACACCTTGGCCAGGGCAAATTCATTGAACAGGTACTTGCTTTTTTTCTTTTTCCATTGTTTTTTGGATTTATCGACGCCGCCGCCCGGCACCACGACATGAATGTGTGGATGATAATCCAGGCGTCGGCTATGCNNNNNNNNNNCTATGCGTATGCAGCACTGCGGTCATGCCGATGTCGGCGCCAAGATTTTTGGGATTTAAGCCAAAATCTTTCAGGGTGCTGGAAGCGCATGCAAAAAGAAGGTCATAAATGCGGTTTTGGTTATCCCACGCCAGGAGTCTCATCTCATAGGGAAGCGTAAAGGTAACCATGAAGTATTCAACCGGTAAGAGCTTGTCATGTTGGCGATCGAGCCAAAGGGAAGTCTCATGATTCTGGCATTGTGGGCAGTTGCGGTGCCCGCAGGAACGGGGCCGCCATGTGGTGTAACCGCAGTCAGTGCACTGCACGAGCATCTGCCCGGCTTGCGGTGTCCGGCATCGGCTGATCGCTGCGATTGCGTAAAGATGGCTGGGTAAAAGCCGTGAGCCGTATTTAGCCTGAAAGGCATCGTGATATTGGTCGAGGATAGAGGCGATGTGCATGATCATATCCTCCTTAAATCGACGTGGAGGGTATTGATCAGCCCGTTGATGGTGGCAAATGCATTTTGTTCGGCAGTGTCGGTTAAATGTGCGTAGCGTACTGTAGTGGTGGGGCTGCTGTGACCGAGCAGGGCCTGGATATGGCGAAGACTTAAGCCATTTTCAAGCAGATGGGTTGCGAAGGCGTGCCTCAGGGAGTGAATCGAGACTTTTTTTTAATGCCGCACTGCTTCACCACGGCTTTCATGGCAGCTTGGGCGCCGCCGCGATCCATGTGCGTGGTAGCGTTGCGAATCCGCTCGGGTGAACCAACGGCATTGGGGAATAACCAGCAGAGGTTGCGATGTTTGCGCCACAAGGCGCGCAATCCTTGATAGGTCAGATCCGGCAATGGGACGAAACGATCCTTGAGTCCCTTACCGCGGCGGATATGAACCAGTTTGCGCTTAGAGTCGATATCGCCTACTTGCAAGGCCAGGGTCTCGGAGAGGCGCAAACCCATGGAATAGGTTGCCAGCAGAAAGACCCGGTAGCGCATATTACGGGTTGCGCCGATCAGTCGCTCAACTTCGGCGACGGTGAGAATATCGGGCAGTGAACATACTTTGGGGGCTTTGACGATATTAACCCACTGCCAGTCTTGTTTAAGGACATGTTTCCAGAAAAACATCAGGCCATTGCGGTCAACTTTGACGGTACTCCAGGAATGGGACTTGACAAGGTCGGAAAAATATTGTTCTCGTTGCTCCGGGGTCAATTGATCGGGACAACAATCGAATTGTTCACTCATCCGGCGCACGGCGCGCGCGTAGGCATCAATGGTCTTTTGACTTTTGCCCTGGAGCTTGAGCATGCGCAGATGATGTTGATAAAGTTCGTTAAATCGATTCGTTTCCGTTTGATTCATGGTATACCTCCCTTGTTTTTATGGCACCCGGAATTGGGCAACGCTGGGAGTTATACACTTATTTAAAATGTTTTTCCGCCGCGTAGCGGCTTCGTCCAACCATCGGCTGCACTGGATCGCCGAAAAAGCCGGCTCCCAGTGAGCCGTATGTTGGATTAAAAGGAATAAAATGGAATTGGCAATTAGCATATTATTAGGTTTCATATTCGGCGTAATTGCTTGTTGGGTATTCTGGCTGTATCTCCGCTGGCAGCGACCTAAAGTAGCGATTGCTAGTAAAGTCTCTATGACGAAAGACGCAGCGACAGGAAAGCATATAGTCCGGTTTAAAATTCTAAATAAGGGGAAGAACCAAGTAATTGGCATAACGTTTAAGGCCTGGGTCTGTGATCTTCTAGAAGTGCCTGGCGGTAAGATTTCAAGGGCGCTATATATATTTCCAATCTCCAATTCCGAAACCGCTACGCTTACTCCTGAGAGGCAAACGTCCCGTCCTTGGGGGCTTACACCAGAACAGATATATCGATCTGAACCA
This DNA window, taken from Syntrophales bacterium, encodes the following:
- a CDS encoding transposase gives rise to the protein HSRRLDYHPHIHVVVPGGGVDKSKKQWKKKKSKYLFNEFALAKVFRARFLEALTKAGLSVPESVPRKWVVNCICAGKGLSALKYLSRYLYRGVIGENSIVANQDGKITFEYVESRTGK
- a CDS encoding site-specific integrase — protein: MNQTETNRFNELYQHHLRMLKLQGKSQKTIDAYARAVRRMSEQFDCCPDQLTPEQREQYFSDLVKSHSWSTVKVDRNGLMFFWKHVLKQDWQWVNIVKAPKVCSLPDILTVAEVERLIGATRNMRYRVFLLATYSMGLRLSETLALQVGDIDSKRKLVHIRRGKGLKDRFVPLPDLTYQGLRALWRKHRNLCWLFPNAVGSPERIRNATTHMDRGGAQAAMKAVVKQCGIKKKSRFTP
- a CDS encoding transposase zinc-binding domain-containing protein — protein: MIMHIASILDQYHDAFQAKYGSRLLPSHLYAIAAISRCRTPQAGQMLVQCTDCGYTTWRPRSCGHRNCPQCQNHETSLWLDRQHDKLLPVEYFMVTFTLPYEMRLLAWDNQNRIYDLLFACASSTLKDFGLNPKNLGADIGMTAVLHTH